A section of the Saliniramus fredricksonii genome encodes:
- the tspO gene encoding tryptophan-rich sensory protein TspO, with translation MDLAVFLVFLATCAVAASSGVLFKPGAWYRGLDKPSWTPPNIAFPIIWSVLYLMMAVAVARVAGEPDSALALALWSLQICLNTLWSAVFFGLHRMRAAAIVIGLLWVALAATITAFAAIDGLAAALLVPYLLWGSYAFALNLAVLKRNPQADAAA, from the coding sequence ATGGATCTCGCCGTCTTCCTCGTCTTTCTCGCCACCTGTGCCGTCGCGGCCTCGTCGGGTGTGCTTTTCAAGCCCGGCGCCTGGTATCGTGGTCTCGACAAGCCGTCATGGACGCCACCGAACATCGCCTTTCCGATCATCTGGAGTGTGCTCTATCTGATGATGGCGGTCGCCGTCGCGCGGGTGGCGGGGGAGCCGGACAGCGCGCTGGCGCTGGCCTTGTGGAGCCTGCAGATCTGCCTGAACACCCTGTGGTCCGCGGTTTTCTTCGGTCTGCACAGAATGCGCGCCGCGGCAATCGTGATCGGCCTGCTCTGGGTCGCGCTCGCCGCCACGATCACGGCTTTCGCCGCGATCGACGGGCTCGCTGCCGCGCTGCTCGTGCCGTATCTGCTCTGGGGCAGCTACGCGTTCGCGCTCAATCTCGCCGTTCTCAAGCGCAACCCTCAGGCCGATGCCGCCGCATGA
- a CDS encoding FAD/NAD(P)-binding protein, protein MEETALAQLEAQVRADLAKIAHPRMQWLEPVIAPDGRPAHDVVIVGAGQSGIATAFGLMRARVENIRVIDKAPRGREGPWLTYARMHTLRSPKDFSGPDLDVPSLTYQSWHEARFGEADWEALALIPREYWAEYLLWVRDRIGIPVDNETALTDIAPAGELLRLTLKSSAGEEIVHTRKLVLATGQESTGRWWMPEFVEKLPARLRAHTADAIDFEAFSGKTVAVLGAGASSLDNAATALEAGAESVHLFCRRASPQVVQPYRWVTFAGFLRNLSDLDDAWRWRFMRRVLSLREGFPQATWDRCARHGNFHLHTGAAWQDARVNADGRVALTTAQGPFTADFLICGTGIENDYAARPELSRFAHNILSWGEAYDPPEAERDGRLGRFPYLARDYSFMERKPGETPWIRHIHLFSIASTMSFGASGSSINAMTSAVPKLVNGITGGLFRDDVEKHWANFEAYDVPQAVIRGVE, encoded by the coding sequence ATGGAAGAGACCGCTCTCGCGCAGCTCGAAGCGCAGGTTCGCGCTGATCTGGCCAAGATCGCGCATCCGCGCATGCAATGGCTGGAGCCGGTCATCGCCCCGGATGGCCGCCCGGCCCATGACGTCGTGATCGTCGGCGCCGGCCAGAGTGGCATCGCCACGGCTTTCGGGCTGATGCGCGCGCGGGTCGAGAATATCCGCGTCATCGACAAGGCGCCGCGCGGGCGGGAAGGGCCATGGCTGACCTATGCCCGCATGCACACCCTGCGCAGCCCGAAGGATTTCAGCGGCCCCGATCTCGACGTACCGAGCCTGACCTATCAGAGCTGGCACGAGGCGCGTTTTGGCGAGGCCGATTGGGAAGCGCTTGCGCTCATCCCGCGCGAATACTGGGCGGAGTATCTCCTCTGGGTGCGCGACCGGATCGGCATCCCCGTCGATAACGAGACCGCACTCACCGACATCGCCCCTGCCGGTGAGCTGCTAAGGCTCACGCTGAAGAGCTCTGCGGGCGAGGAAATCGTCCATACCCGCAAGCTCGTCCTCGCCACGGGCCAGGAGAGCACCGGGCGCTGGTGGATGCCGGAATTCGTCGAGAAACTGCCCGCGCGGCTTCGCGCGCACACCGCCGACGCCATCGATTTCGAAGCCTTTTCCGGCAAGACCGTGGCCGTGCTTGGCGCCGGCGCATCGAGCCTCGACAATGCGGCGACGGCGCTCGAAGCGGGGGCGGAATCCGTGCATCTGTTTTGCCGGCGCGCAAGCCCGCAGGTGGTGCAGCCCTATCGCTGGGTGACCTTCGCCGGCTTCCTGCGCAATCTCTCCGATCTCGACGATGCCTGGCGCTGGCGCTTCATGCGCCGGGTCCTCTCCCTGCGCGAGGGCTTTCCGCAGGCGACCTGGGATCGCTGCGCCCGCCACGGAAATTTCCACCTGCATACAGGCGCCGCCTGGCAGGATGCGCGGGTCAACGCCGACGGGCGCGTCGCGCTCACCACGGCGCAGGGCCCCTTCACCGCCGATTTCCTGATCTGCGGCACCGGCATCGAGAACGATTACGCCGCGCGCCCGGAACTGTCGCGCTTTGCCCACAATATCCTGAGCTGGGGCGAGGCCTATGATCCGCCGGAAGCCGAGCGCGATGGACGGCTCGGGCGCTTCCCCTATCTCGCGCGCGATTACAGCTTCATGGAGCGTAAGCCCGGCGAGACCCCGTGGATCCGCCATATCCACCTGTTCTCGATCGCCTCCACCATGAGCTTCGGCGCCTCCGGCTCCTCGATCAACGCCATGACCAGCGCCGTGCCCAAACTCGTCAACGGCATCACCGGCGGGCTTTTCCGCGACGATGTCGAAAAGCACTGGGCCAATTTCGAGGCCTATGACGTGCCGCAGGCGGTGATTCGGGGGGTGGAGTGA
- a CDS encoding isovaleryl-CoA dehydrogenase, translated as MIPNAAPAFNFDLGDTADAIRETVAAFSQEKIAPRAEAIDRDNQFPRDLWPQMGELGLHGITIAEEDGGTGLGYLDHVVAMEEVSRASASVGLSYGAHSNLCINQIGRHGTAAQKAKYLPGLISGEHVGALAMSEPGSGSDVVSMRTRAEKKGDRYVLTGNKMWITNGPIAETLVVYAKTDPDAGPRGITAFLIEKGMKGFSTHQKLDKLGMRGSDTCELVFEDCEVPEENVLGQVGKGVNVLMSGLDYERAVLAAGPLGIMQACMDIVMPYVHERKQFGQPIGTFQLVQGKVADMYVGMNACKAYVYAVAKACDRGQTTREDAAGAILYAAEKATQMALDAIQLLGGNGYINEYPTGRLLRDAKLYEIGAGTSEIRRMLIGRELFDKTA; from the coding sequence ATGATTCCCAATGCTGCGCCCGCCTTCAATTTCGACCTTGGTGACACCGCCGATGCCATCCGCGAGACGGTCGCCGCCTTCTCGCAGGAGAAGATCGCCCCGCGTGCCGAGGCGATCGACCGGGACAACCAGTTTCCCCGCGATCTCTGGCCGCAGATGGGCGAGCTCGGCCTGCACGGCATCACCATCGCGGAGGAGGATGGCGGCACGGGGCTCGGCTATCTCGACCATGTCGTGGCGATGGAGGAGGTCTCGCGCGCATCCGCCAGTGTCGGTCTTTCCTACGGCGCGCATTCCAACCTGTGCATCAACCAGATCGGCCGCCATGGCACGGCGGCGCAGAAGGCGAAATACCTGCCCGGACTGATCAGCGGCGAACATGTCGGCGCGCTCGCCATGTCGGAGCCAGGCTCCGGTTCGGATGTGGTCTCGATGCGCACCAGGGCCGAAAAGAAAGGCGACCGCTACGTCCTGACCGGCAACAAGATGTGGATCACCAACGGCCCCATCGCCGAGACGCTGGTCGTCTATGCCAAGACCGACCCCGATGCCGGCCCGCGCGGCATCACCGCTTTCCTGATCGAGAAGGGCATGAAGGGTTTCTCGACGCATCAGAAGCTCGACAAGCTCGGCATGCGCGGCTCCGATACCTGCGAGCTCGTCTTCGAGGATTGCGAGGTGCCGGAGGAAAACGTGCTCGGCCAGGTCGGCAAGGGGGTCAACGTGCTGATGTCGGGCCTCGATTACGAACGCGCCGTGCTCGCCGCCGGGCCGCTCGGCATCATGCAGGCCTGCATGGATATCGTCATGCCCTATGTGCATGAGCGCAAGCAGTTCGGCCAGCCGATCGGCACCTTCCAGCTGGTCCAGGGCAAGGTCGCGGACATGTATGTCGGGATGAATGCCTGCAAGGCCTATGTCTATGCCGTCGCCAAGGCCTGCGATCGCGGCCAGACCACCCGCGAGGACGCCGCCGGCGCCATCCTCTATGCGGCGGAGAAAGCCACGCAGATGGCGCTCGACGCGATCCAGCTGCTCGGCGGCAACGGCTATATCAATGAATATCCCACGGGTCGCCTCCTGCGCGACGCCAAGCTCTACGAAATCGGCGCCGGCACCAGCGAGATCCGCCGCATGCTGATCGGTCGGGAATTGTTCGACAAGACGGCGTGA
- a CDS encoding MFS transporter: MTRMTPPRAVVISALGITQILAWGSTYYLLAVLAEPIARETGWPLTMVVGGLTLGLIAASVVSPRVGNAIQATGGRPVMSASSLIMATGLAGLAFVDHPALYFTVWVLLGIGMGAGLYDAAFATLGRLYGKDARGAITALTLYGGFASTLCWPLSAFLVETLGWRGACLTYAGIHLFINLPLHVFALPRFAPDDPARPRQSRREVLTALLRGRESSGARITLPESDRLVFALLATGLTIGGIASAVLSVHLLTVLQARDIALAAAVGLGALVGPSQVGGRILEMLIGRKFHPLWTAAVSAILIFAGVTLLAGHAPLIALALMLYGAGIGIRSIVRGTLPLALFDPGIYATMMGRLAAPILLLGALSPLAAAWIIDAFGPDLLLVILVALCLTDIILIGLVALAAQRRARLQAQAAEPEGVAAVAGSGQETPVPPRPQ, translated from the coding sequence ATGACGCGGATGACCCCGCCGCGGGCCGTGGTGATCTCGGCTCTGGGCATCACGCAGATCCTGGCCTGGGGCTCCACCTATTACCTGCTTGCCGTTCTGGCCGAACCCATTGCGCGCGAAACCGGCTGGCCGCTGACCATGGTGGTGGGCGGTCTGACGCTCGGGCTGATCGCGGCGAGTGTGGTCTCGCCGCGCGTCGGCAACGCCATCCAGGCCACGGGCGGGCGTCCGGTGATGAGTGCGTCTTCGCTGATCATGGCGACGGGGCTCGCAGGCCTCGCCTTCGTCGATCACCCGGCACTCTATTTCACCGTCTGGGTCCTGCTCGGGATCGGCATGGGGGCGGGGCTGTACGACGCGGCCTTCGCCACGCTCGGGCGGCTCTATGGCAAGGATGCGCGTGGCGCGATTACGGCGCTGACGCTCTATGGCGGCTTTGCCAGCACCCTGTGCTGGCCGCTCAGCGCCTTTCTCGTCGAGACGCTGGGCTGGCGCGGCGCCTGCCTGACCTATGCGGGCATTCATCTGTTCATCAATCTACCGCTGCATGTCTTCGCCTTGCCGCGTTTCGCGCCCGATGATCCGGCGCGCCCCCGCCAGTCCCGGCGGGAGGTCCTGACCGCGTTGCTGCGCGGGCGCGAAAGCAGCGGCGCGCGGATCACCCTGCCGGAAAGCGATCGGCTCGTCTTCGCGTTGCTCGCCACGGGCCTCACCATCGGCGGCATCGCCTCTGCGGTGCTTTCCGTGCATCTGCTCACCGTGCTGCAGGCGCGCGACATCGCGCTGGCGGCGGCGGTGGGGCTCGGCGCGCTGGTCGGGCCGAGCCAGGTCGGCGGGCGGATTCTCGAAATGCTGATCGGGCGAAAGTTTCATCCGCTCTGGACGGCGGCCGTCTCCGCCATACTGATCTTCGCCGGGGTCACCCTGCTTGCCGGCCATGCGCCATTGATCGCGCTCGCGCTCATGCTCTACGGGGCGGGGATCGGGATCCGCTCGATCGTGCGCGGCACCCTGCCGCTCGCGCTGTTTGATCCGGGAATCTATGCCACGATGATGGGGCGGCTGGCTGCGCCGATCCTGCTTCTTGGCGCGCTCTCACCGCTGGCTGCAGCCTGGATCATCGATGCGTTCGGCCCCGATCTGCTGCTCGTGATACTCGTGGCCCTGTGCCTGACCGACATCATCCTCATCGGCCTCGTGGCGCTCGCCGCACAGCGACGAGCGCGTCTTCAGGCTCAGGCTGCGGAGCCGGAAGGCGTCGCGGCGGTGGCGGGAAGCGGGCAGGAAACACCGGTGCCGCCGAGGCCGCAGTAA
- the msrA gene encoding peptide-methionine (S)-S-oxide reductase MsrA has product MFSFFKRTSLPGAGEALPGRPDPIPTATHHHVNGVPLAGPYPDHMRKVVFGLGCFWGAERLFWQMPGVHVTAVGYAGGTTPNPYYEEVCRGETGHTEAVLVVYDPYEVSFESLLRTFWEGHDPTQGMRQGNDVGTQYRSAIHVFDDEQMQAATASRDAFAAALKQRGFPAITTEIAEAGPFYFAEDYHQQYLAKNPGGYCGLGGTGVSCPLPATAATPSGSAA; this is encoded by the coding sequence ATGTTTTCGTTTTTCAAGCGCACCAGCCTGCCGGGCGCCGGGGAGGCCCTGCCCGGTCGGCCCGATCCGATCCCGACCGCGACGCACCACCATGTCAACGGCGTGCCGCTCGCGGGCCCCTATCCGGATCATATGCGCAAGGTGGTCTTCGGGCTCGGCTGCTTCTGGGGTGCCGAGCGGCTGTTCTGGCAAATGCCGGGCGTGCATGTGACGGCGGTGGGCTATGCCGGTGGCACGACGCCCAATCCGTATTACGAGGAAGTCTGTCGCGGCGAGACCGGGCATACCGAGGCGGTACTCGTGGTCTATGATCCGTACGAGGTCTCCTTCGAGAGCCTGTTGCGCACCTTCTGGGAAGGCCATGATCCCACCCAGGGCATGCGCCAGGGCAATGATGTCGGCACGCAATACCGCTCCGCCATCCATGTCTTCGACGATGAACAGATGCAGGCGGCAACCGCAAGCCGGGATGCTTTCGCAGCGGCGCTGAAGCAGCGCGGTTTTCCCGCGATCACGACCGAGATAGCCGAAGCCGGACCGTTCTATTTCGCCGAAGATTACCACCAGCAATATCTGGCAAAGAATCCCGGCGGTTACTGCGGCCTCGGCGGCACCGGTGTTTCCTGCCCGCTTCCCGCCACCGCCGCGACGCCTTCCGGCTCCGCAGCCTGA
- a CDS encoding ABC transporter ATP-binding protein/permease, which translates to MQRASLVFALAGALLLIGALLGETIPLLLPIATIAIGAALRFSRDTAVYLRILIGLIAFAHTLLGVLYLVDNHGYTPAAMDGFTPPLAMPVAAAIFALAMLAVGRIPVIRTIAQLTDPFFVSRETGVVQIWPFPEFRAQERVIGTVLLSIVVIMQFALVAISVRLSYWNRDWFNAIQESNADEFWRLLLTVWVFWVTIAVTMAIYQYAVRMTLDIHWRNWMTQFYTRRWLSGAIPYRMQVFGVQTDNPDQRIQEDINKFTTDTMGLTLGMLSQVSTLVSFSVILWTISSDFTFPGTEVVVPGLLFWIALVYAVIATYATHLIGRPLIRLNFLQERYEADFRFSLARLREYGEQVALLRGQGAERERLGTQFARIVDNFFRRVSINKRLIAFTSFYDYSNSVVPYVIAAPFYFAGQIQLGVMTQTAGAFARVESALSFFIDAYQRLASYKAVVDRLTSFEESMQRAREAGRETGEIVITEHEGDTLRLENVIVRLPDGTPIAGASQLTFRPGESVLLAGMSGTGKSTLFRAISGIWPFGEGVVHKPAGRKLMLLPQRPYIPVGTLRGVVAYPALENLYSDDALRAALEKARLAHLVPLLDEDRSWAQTLSLGEQQRLAIARALLEQPDWLLVDEATAAMDEPTEAAIYKVLREELPGTTLISIGHRSTLIAFHERRIDMRAGVDGVYRPVDPDHVPAQ; encoded by the coding sequence ATGCAAAGGGCTTCGCTGGTTTTCGCGCTTGCGGGCGCGCTCCTCCTCATCGGCGCGCTGTTGGGCGAAACCATACCGCTGCTCTTGCCGATCGCCACGATCGCCATCGGCGCGGCGTTGCGGTTTTCGCGTGATACGGCGGTTTACCTGCGCATCCTGATCGGGCTGATCGCCTTCGCGCATACCCTGCTCGGCGTGCTCTATCTGGTCGACAACCACGGTTATACGCCTGCGGCGATGGACGGATTCACCCCGCCGCTGGCCATGCCGGTGGCGGCGGCGATCTTTGCGCTCGCCATGCTCGCCGTCGGGCGCATTCCGGTGATCCGCACCATCGCGCAACTGACCGATCCGTTCTTCGTCTCGCGCGAGACGGGTGTCGTGCAGATCTGGCCGTTCCCGGAATTCCGGGCCCAGGAGCGCGTCATCGGCACGGTCCTGCTCTCGATCGTGGTGATCATGCAATTCGCGCTCGTCGCCATCTCGGTGCGGCTGAGCTACTGGAACCGCGACTGGTTCAACGCCATCCAGGAAAGCAATGCGGACGAGTTCTGGCGGCTTCTGCTCACGGTCTGGGTATTCTGGGTCACCATCGCCGTGACCATGGCGATCTATCAATATGCCGTGCGCATGACGCTGGATATCCACTGGCGCAACTGGATGACACAATTCTACACGCGCCGCTGGCTTTCGGGCGCGATCCCCTATCGGATGCAGGTCTTCGGCGTCCAGACCGACAACCCCGACCAGCGCATCCAGGAGGATATCAACAAGTTCACCACCGATACGATGGGCCTGACGCTGGGCATGCTGTCGCAGGTTTCAACGCTCGTCTCCTTCTCGGTGATCCTGTGGACGATCTCCTCCGATTTCACCTTCCCGGGGACCGAGGTGGTGGTGCCGGGTCTGCTGTTCTGGATCGCACTGGTCTACGCCGTGATCGCGACATATGCGACGCATCTGATCGGGCGTCCGCTGATCCGGCTGAACTTCCTGCAGGAGCGCTATGAGGCGGATTTCCGCTTCTCGCTGGCGCGGCTGCGCGAATATGGCGAGCAGGTCGCGCTGCTGCGCGGGCAGGGGGCCGAGCGCGAACGGCTGGGCACGCAATTCGCACGCATCGTCGACAATTTCTTCAGGCGCGTGAGCATCAACAAGCGGTTGATCGCCTTTACCAGTTTCTACGATTATTCGAACTCCGTGGTACCCTACGTGATCGCGGCACCGTTCTATTTTGCCGGCCAGATCCAGCTCGGCGTGATGACGCAGACGGCGGGCGCCTTCGCACGGGTGGAGAGTGCGCTCTCCTTCTTCATCGACGCCTATCAGCGGCTGGCCTCCTACAAGGCCGTGGTCGACCGCCTGACCTCCTTCGAGGAATCGATGCAGCGCGCCCGCGAGGCCGGGCGCGAGACCGGCGAGATCGTCATCACCGAGCATGAGGGCGATACGTTGCGCCTCGAGAACGTGATCGTGCGCCTGCCCGATGGTACCCCCATCGCCGGGGCCTCGCAGCTTACCTTCCGACCCGGCGAATCGGTGCTTCTGGCCGGGATGTCGGGGACGGGTAAATCGACGCTGTTTCGCGCCATCTCGGGCATCTGGCCCTTCGGCGAGGGTGTGGTGCATAAACCCGCCGGGCGCAAGCTCATGCTCCTGCCGCAGCGGCCCTACATCCCGGTGGGCACCCTGCGCGGGGTCGTGGCCTATCCGGCGCTGGAGAATCTCTATTCGGATGACGCGCTGCGCGCGGCGCTGGAGAAGGCGCGGCTTGCCCATCTCGTGCCGCTGCTCGACGAGGATCGCTCCTGGGCACAGACGCTCTCGCTCGGCGAGCAGCAGCGCCTTGCGATCGCGCGCGCATTGCTCGAACAGCCCGACTGGCTTCTCGTCGACGAAGCGACCGCCGCCATGGACGAGCCGACGGAAGCCGCGATCTACAAGGTGCTGCGCGAGGAGCTGCCCGGGACCACCCTGATCTCGATCGGCCACCGCTCCACGCTCATCGCCTTCCACGAGCGCCGCATCGACATGAGAGCGGGGGTCGACGGCGTGTATCGCCCCGTCGACCCGGATCATGTGCCCGCGCAATGA
- a CDS encoding ArsR/SmtB family transcription factor: MMQMKTPLPDVDLATMAAQLEALGHPTRLALYRLMVRAGPEGIPVGRLQEALGIPASTLSHHLAKLTAQGLVSRERQATTLICRADFETMHGLVGFLNDECCADSCTRALPVAPVVADGDA; the protein is encoded by the coding sequence ATGATGCAGATGAAGACGCCGCTTCCCGATGTCGATCTCGCCACGATGGCCGCGCAGCTCGAAGCGCTCGGCCATCCCACACGGCTTGCGCTCTATCGCCTGATGGTGCGCGCCGGCCCGGAGGGTATCCCCGTGGGGCGGTTGCAGGAGGCGCTCGGCATTCCCGCTTCGACGCTCTCGCATCATTTGGCCAAGCTGACCGCGCAGGGCCTCGTCAGCCGCGAACGCCAGGCGACGACGCTGATCTGCCGGGCCGATTTCGAAACGATGCACGGGCTTGTCGGCTTTCTCAACGATGAATGCTGCGCGGATTCCTGCACGCGGGCGCTGCCTGTCGCGCCCGTTGTGGCGGATGGTGATGCATGA
- a CDS encoding NAD+ synthase, producing MTDTNSLAIALAQLNPILGDVSGNAGKVRAARARAASQGADLVVFSELFLSGYPPEDLVLKPAFQDACRAALDQLARETDDGGPAMLVGLPWAEDGKVYNAVALLDGGRIAAVRFKVDLPNYGPFDEKRVFASGPMPGPIVVRGVRVGVPICEDIWGEEVVECLAETGAEILIVPNGSPFCRGKSDERFNIAAARVTESELPLIYLNQIGGQDELVFDGASFVLQDDCALACQLPAFAETVALTRWSREAGIWRCVEAPRETVVEGEKADYAACVLGLRDYVEKNGFPGVVLGLSGGIDSALCAAIAVDALGPDRVHCVMLPYRYTAQTSLDDAAACARMLGVRYDILPIATGVEGVEAALAPLFQGTEPGVTEENIQSRVRGTILMSISNKFGAMVVTTGNKSEMSVGYATLYGDMNGGFNPIKDLYKLEVYRLSRLRNGWKPDGAHGPDGMVIPEDIITRPPSAELRPDQTDQDSLPPYEVLDAILAELVEKETRVDEIVAMGHDRDTVTRIERLLILAEYKRRQAAPGVKVTAKNFGRDRRYPIVNRYRDRGEPAYAPDPELYKPSGSLRADLDF from the coding sequence ATGACCGATACAAACAGCCTCGCCATAGCGCTCGCGCAGCTCAACCCCATCCTTGGAGACGTCTCCGGCAATGCCGGCAAGGTGCGTGCCGCGCGCGCCCGGGCAGCCTCGCAAGGGGCGGATCTCGTCGTCTTCTCCGAGCTCTTCCTGTCCGGGTATCCGCCGGAAGATCTGGTGCTCAAGCCGGCCTTCCAGGATGCCTGCCGCGCAGCACTCGATCAGCTCGCGCGTGAGACCGATGACGGCGGCCCCGCCATGCTCGTCGGCCTGCCCTGGGCCGAGGATGGAAAGGTGTACAATGCCGTCGCCCTGCTCGATGGCGGGCGTATCGCGGCGGTGCGGTTCAAGGTCGACCTGCCCAATTACGGCCCCTTTGACGAAAAGCGCGTCTTCGCTTCCGGCCCGATGCCGGGGCCGATCGTGGTGCGCGGCGTCCGGGTCGGCGTGCCGATCTGCGAGGATATCTGGGGCGAGGAAGTCGTCGAATGCCTGGCCGAGACCGGGGCGGAAATCCTGATCGTGCCCAATGGCTCGCCCTTCTGCCGCGGCAAGAGCGACGAGCGCTTCAACATCGCCGCCGCCCGCGTCACCGAAAGCGAATTGCCGCTGATCTACCTCAACCAGATCGGCGGCCAGGACGAGCTCGTCTTCGACGGCGCCTCCTTCGTGCTCCAGGATGATTGCGCGCTGGCCTGCCAGCTTCCCGCTTTCGCCGAGACGGTCGCGCTCACCCGCTGGAGCCGCGAGGCCGGCATCTGGCGTTGCGTCGAGGCGCCGCGCGAGACGGTGGTCGAAGGCGAGAAGGCCGATTACGCGGCCTGCGTTCTGGGGCTGCGCGATTACGTGGAAAAGAACGGCTTCCCCGGCGTGGTACTCGGCCTGTCCGGCGGCATCGATTCGGCTTTGTGTGCGGCGATTGCCGTCGATGCGCTGGGGCCCGATCGGGTGCATTGCGTGATGCTGCCCTATCGCTACACGGCGCAGACCTCCCTTGATGACGCGGCTGCCTGCGCGCGGATGCTGGGCGTGCGCTACGACATCCTGCCCATCGCCACCGGGGTCGAGGGTGTGGAAGCTGCGCTCGCGCCCCTGTTCCAGGGCACCGAGCCGGGCGTCACCGAGGAGAATATCCAGAGCCGCGTGCGCGGCACGATTCTGATGTCGATCTCCAACAAGTTCGGCGCCATGGTCGTGACCACCGGCAACAAATCCGAAATGTCGGTGGGTTATGCCACGCTTTATGGCGACATGAATGGCGGCTTCAACCCGATCAAGGATCTCTACAAGCTCGAAGTCTACCGGCTGTCGCGGCTGCGCAACGGCTGGAAGCCGGATGGCGCGCATGGTCCCGACGGCATGGTGATCCCTGAAGACATCATCACCCGCCCGCCAAGCGCGGAGCTGCGCCCCGACCAGACCGACCAGGATTCGCTGCCCCCCTACGAGGTGCTCGATGCCATCCTCGCAGAGCTCGTCGAGAAGGAGACCCGCGTCGACGAGATTGTCGCCATGGGCCATGACCGCGACACGGTGACCCGGATCGAGCGGCTGCTCATCCTCGCCGAATACAAGCGCCGGCAGGCCGCGCCGGGGGTGAAGGTGACGGCGAAGAATTTCGGGCGCGACCGACGCTACCCGATCGTCAACCGCTATCGCGACAGGGGCGAGCCGGCCTATGCGCCCGATCCCGAGCTCTACAAGCCTTCGGGGTCGCTGCGCGCGGATCTCGATTTCTGA
- a CDS encoding NAD-dependent epimerase/dehydratase family protein — MGILIIGGAGFIGLNLAEQLLAAGRAVTILDRAPPPRSARDAFAALPGGLIVETGDIADHAHLSTLIACHRDGVIYGAAITAGPQREARDASTILAVNLGGLVATLEAAREAGVRRVINLSSAAAWGAAGTRHARLIEDETPEDPRALYPITKFAGERFCARLAGLWGADIRSVRLSGVFGPWEYDTGLRDTLSPQWQILKALDAGDHAILPRAGHRDWLYARDAARAVIALLDAPKLTHDLYNIAPGAPTALLDWGRMAAKALGLPETRCRLAQAGETATIDLHMPRDRAPMDITRLVADTGFAPAFDDAASVADLLAWRAAIAAGAAPEERE, encoded by the coding sequence TTGGGCATTCTCATCATCGGCGGAGCGGGTTTCATCGGGCTCAACCTCGCGGAGCAACTGCTTGCCGCAGGCCGCGCCGTAACCATTCTGGATCGTGCCCCGCCGCCGCGATCGGCCCGTGACGCCTTTGCCGCCCTGCCGGGCGGGCTTATCGTCGAGACCGGCGATATCGCCGATCATGCGCATCTGTCCACCCTGATCGCGTGCCATCGTGACGGCGTCATCTATGGTGCGGCGATCACGGCGGGGCCGCAGCGCGAGGCGCGTGACGCGTCGACCATTCTCGCGGTCAATCTTGGCGGGCTCGTCGCCACCCTCGAAGCCGCGCGCGAAGCGGGGGTGCGCCGGGTGATCAATCTGTCCTCCGCCGCCGCTTGGGGCGCGGCGGGCACCCGGCACGCGCGCCTGATCGAGGATGAAACCCCGGAGGATCCGCGCGCGCTTTATCCGATCACGAAATTCGCCGGCGAGCGTTTCTGCGCGCGGCTCGCCGGTTTATGGGGCGCGGATATCCGCTCCGTGCGACTGTCGGGCGTGTTCGGCCCGTGGGAATACGATACCGGCCTGCGCGACACGCTGAGCCCGCAATGGCAGATCCTGAAGGCGCTCGACGCCGGCGATCACGCCATCCTGCCGCGCGCAGGCCATCGCGACTGGCTCTATGCCCGCGACGCCGCCCGCGCCGTGATCGCGCTGCTCGATGCGCCGAAACTCACGCATGACCTCTATAACATCGCCCCCGGCGCCCCCACCGCCTTGCTCGACTGGGGCCGGATGGCGGCAAAGGCGCTCGGCCTTCCCGAGACGCGATGCCGCCTTGCACAAGCCGGCGAAACGGCCACGATCGATCTGCACATGCCGCGTGATCGTGCGCCAATGGACATCACCCGGCTGGTGGCCGATACGGGCTTTGCTCCCGCCTTCGACGATGCGGCGTCGGTGGCGGATCTGCTCGCATGGCGCGCCGCTATTGCTGCGGGTGCGGCCCCGGAGGAACGAGAATGA